The Microlunatus soli genome contains the following window.
CACGCACTCCGAGATTGGCGGAGCGCTCTTCGCCCCAGAGGATCAGAGCTTTCATCCGACATTGCCCGAGAATTGCAGCACCGTACGACCGGAGCCGTACTGCAGGTGAACCGTGACCGGCTTACGCAACGACTCAGCCAGCGTGAAGACGTAGGTCCCCCGGCTCGAGCCGTCGACGTCGAGAGTGCCGGCCAGCGGAGCCGACTTGCCCCCGGTGGTGACGATGCCGGGCGTACCGTCGGAGCCGCTGAGTGTCACGCTCACCGTGCCGAGATCGATCGGCGCCGCACTGCCGTTGGTGATCTTGACCGTGGTGGCGACAGCAGCGCCACCCACCTCTCCGGGGCCGACCGGGGCCGCCTTCGCAGCCGTGACCTTGGTGACGGCGACCGTGACGCCGTCGTCGAAGCGCGCGGTTTGATGCAACGGCTTCTTCGACTCGTAGCTCACCTTGTGGGTGTCCTCGGACCGCTGCTTGATATTTCCCTTCGGACGCACCGGTTTCGCCGGCTTCGTCGCTGTCGGGTCGGCCTTCGCCGATGCCGTGCTGCTCGCCGACGGCTTCGACTCCTTCGACGGCTTGGCCTTGTCGGCCTTGTCCGATGGGGTGCTCTTGTCCGAAGGATGTGTCGATGCCGTCGGCTTGACCGACGGTGCCGCAGACCCCGGCCCCGCCGGAACCGCGACCTGCGTAGAGGCACAGGACTGGACTCCCAACCCGATGACCAGTGCCGCCAACACGCCGGCCCCTGCCCGACCCCACCTCCGCACTGCCGAAGACGACCGGCCCCCCGCCGAGCGATCCGCACGATTCGTCATCGTTTCCCCTTCAAACCCAGCTTCGGGCCGGAGGCCCGGATCACCGGAATCTCTTCCTGGATTGGCGTTCTCAATCATGATCATCTACCTGCTCACGCACCGGCCGCGGCCGACAGCACGCGGAGATTGTCCACCGCAACGGTGACCGGGAAGGTTGTGGTCGTTCCGGACGCATAGCTCCGGATCGCGACCCCGCCGGCTCCCTGGACACTCGCGGTCGCGTCGTTGGCCGTGACCAGCCAGGTCGACGGCTCGGCAGCCGTGCTGGCCCAGACCTTGCCGGACAGCGATGTCGTCGTACCGTCGCCGACGGCTTGGAGACGGATCCGCAGCGCGTCCGTCGCCGTCACGTTCGGCACAGTGGCGGTGGCCAAGATCGTTTCGGTGCCGTTGGCCAGCCTCGACAGTTGGGCGATCACCGATCCGGACGCGGCGAACTGGAGCTTCAACATCTCCTCGGCCGATGCTGTCTTGCGGGCCGAGAAGTAGACATAGGCACCGTTGCCGTTCGGTGTCCGGTCCAGCTTGACGTCCGAGGTGAGCACCAGGTCACGGGACGACACGGCAGCGAGTTGGGCGACATTGGACTGTCGGGCCTGGCTGATCGTGATCTTGCCGACCCCGTCGGCGACGGCGTATTGCGACGCCGTCCCGGAGACGGTCCAGGCCCCACCTGTCGTCGCGCTGCCCCATCCCGACGAGGTCGTCCGGGAGAAGTCATCGGAGGCAAGAGCGTCGTCGGCCGCGGCCACCGTCACCGTGTGGGTCGTGGAGGCGGTGGCGCCCCCGTTGTCAGTGACGGTGAGCTTGACGACGTAGTCACCGGCGGCGGTATACCGGTGCGACCCGGTTGCGCCCGCCCCGTCGGGGGTGCCGTCGCCCCAGTCCCACGAATAGCCGGTGATCGTGCCGTCGGGGTCGGCCGACGTCGTCCCGTCGACCGACACCACGAGATGATCGATCGCTGTGGTGAAGGCCGCGGTCGGGTCCTGGTTCGCCTCGCCGGTCGACGGCGACGTGACGCGCAGGTTGTCGAACGAGGCCGTGACCGGCAGATTCGTCGTCGTCCCCGACAGATAGGTTCGTACGCCGACACTGCCGGCCAGCTGTGCACTAGCGCTGTTGTCGGTGACCGTTCGCAGCCAGCTGGACGGCTCGGTCCCGGAAGCCTTCCACACCTTTGCCGACAGCGTCGCTGGTGCGGTGCCGTCGACCTGGAACCGGACGCGCAGCGTGTCGGATGCGGCGACGCCGGGAACGGTTGCCGAGGTCAAGATCGTTTCCGCACCGGCGCTGAGCCGGGACAGCGACATCACGACCGAGCCGGAGGCGGTGAACTGCAGCTTGAGCAACTCTTCACCGGAAGCGGTCTTTCGGGCTGTGAGGTAGGCGTACCCGCCGCCGCCGTTGGGTGTCTTGTCCATCGACACGTCGGCCAGCATCGCCACGTCCCGGGTCGAGACTCCGGACAACTGCGCCACATTGGACTGGCGGATCTGGGTCATGGAGATGTTGCCGGTCCCACCGGACACCGCGTAGGCGCCGGTGCTGCCGGTCAGTGACCAGGCGCCACCGGTATCGGCCGATCCCCAACCACCGGTCTGGTTCCGGGAGAACTGATCGGCCGCGATGACTCCGGCTTGCGGTTGTTGCACGGTGATCGTCTTGGTGACGGCGTCGGTGGCTCCGTCGTTGTCGGTGACGGTCAGTTTGACCGTGTAGTCACCGGCGGAGGCGTAGGTGTGGGTTGCGGTCTTGCCCGACCCGTCGGCACTGGCATCACCCCAGTCCCAGGCATAGCTCGCGACCGTACCGTCCGGATCAGCCGACCCCGCGGCGTCCACGGAAACGGCCAGACCGTCGGTCGACGCTGTGAAGGCAGCGGTCGGCTTCTGGTTGGCCGCCACCGTGACCGAGTGACTCACCGTGTCGGTGGCTCCGTCGTTGTCGGTGACGGTCAGTTTGACCGTGTAGTCACCGGCCGAGCCGTAGGTGTGGGTTGCGGTCTTGCCCGACCCGTCGGCACTGCCGTCGCCCCAGTCCCAGGCATAGCTCGCCACCGTCCCGTCGGAGTCGGAGGAGTCGGCTGCGTCCACGGTCAGCTTCAGTTCGTCGGTGTTGCTGGTGAACGCCGCGGTCGGCGACTGATTCGGTTGACCGCCGGTGCCGAGCGTGTAGAGCGCCCGGGCATCGTCGGCGCTGAGCACACTGTCGAAGACCGCGAACTCATCGATCGATCCGGCAAAGTTGGAGCTGGATGGTCCCGACGGCCAGCCGCCGAGGTTGTCGCCACCGATCCGCCAGTATCCGGTGTAAGCCTGGGCTGAAGTGACATCGGTCCGGGCCGCGATCTGCTCGCCGTCGATGATCAATCGCATGCCGCCCGATCCCAACGAGGCAACGGCCTGGTGCCAATCGCCATCGTTGTAGGTGTCGGTCGACTGCACCGTCTGGGTCGAGCCTGGATAGACACCGAAGATCACGTGACCGGCGTTGTCCATGTAGACGTGACGGTCGTAGTTGCTGGATGAGCCGTCGTTGGAGTTGCCGAAGCCGAAGATCTTTCCGCCTCGGCCGGTTGTGGTCTTGAACCACGCTGTTGCGGTGAAGGTGTCACGCGCCGAGCCTGCTGAGGTTGCGGCGACGTAGCCGGAGGAAGATCCGTTGAAGCTTGCCGCGGTGTCGGGATCGTCGGTGATGGCGCCCGGCTGTCCGAAGGACACCCCGGATCGGACGATGCCGTCGTTGGAGCCGGACAGGTCCTGCGCGCTGCTGCCGGAGTCCTCCCCGAGCCGCCAGTAGAGACTGGCGTCATCGTCCAGCACCTTGGCACCGTAGGGGCTGATCGAGCCCGCCACGACGGACGCGGTGACCGAACTGCTGGTCACTGTGTTGCCGTCAGGATCGGACACAATCACCTTGTAACTATGGCTTCCCGGTGTTGCCGAGGAGTCGGTGAGGCCGACCGTCGGTCGATCCCAGAAGGTCGAGGACACCGACTTCTGAGCCACCGGATGGGCGGTGTCGTTGTCTCTGATCAGCTTGTAGGTGAGCTTCATGTTGTCGCGGTCCCAGTTGGCACCGAAGGTGACCCGCGCGATGCCCGGGGCCGCGGTGTTGACCGAGATAGGCCAGTTGGACCCGGTCAGTCGAGGGCCCTGCTTCGGTGTCGTCACGGTCCGCTTGGCGAAGCGGACCAGACCGTACTGAGCACTGCCGTTGACCCCGGGGAACTCGCCGCCGAGCGACAGGTAGTTCCCGTTGCCGGTGACCGACCAGGCTGCCTGGCCGACGCCGGTGAACTTGCCGGTGTAGAAGTCCGGGAACCAGTTGATCATGGACGGGCCGGGCGTGCCGTACCAGTCCTTGTAGGTGCCGCCGGCATAGGGATCGTGAGAGAGGGTCCCGGTCGGCTCGGCGGTGAAGGCGATCGCGTGCCGCATGTTGACACCCCAGTCCGGCTCGGACTGGGGGAAGCCGCCGACCGTTCCGCAGTAGTGGGCGTGGCTCAGGGTGTAGACGGTCGCACTGTCGGAAAAGACCCCGTAGGTGTCGCCGTGGCACGCCTCGACCCAGTTGATCTCGCCGCTGTCCGGCTTGGCAGAGAACGCGCCCTCGAGGTTGCCGGTGTTGACATCGGCGAAGCCCCAGCCGGTCCCGAAGACTGAGGTCCCGTCGGTGCTCAACGAGTAGATCCCGGCCTTGCCCGCGTTGGGTCCGGTCGAACTCCCGTTCTTGATCGTGTCGGGCGCCGCCCACGGAAGAGTCGTTCCTGTACTGGAATCCAGTGCGGCCAGGCCCCGTTGGTCGGTTCCGTTGACCTTTCCGAACCGGCCGCCGACGATGATTTTTGATCCGCCCGGCGCCAGCACCATCGCGTCGACCTGGAGGTCCGTGCTGGGTGTCCAGTTCAGCAGCGCACCCGAGGAACTGTAGGCAGCCAGATTGGCCCGGGCGGATCCGTTCGCCGCGGTGAACAAGCCACCGAGGTAGACAGTCGAGTTGGTCGCGACGATCGACGAGACGAAGGAGCCACCGACAGCCGCGGTGAAGGTCGAGAGCAAGGCGCCGGTCGACGGGTTGAGAGCCGCGACCAAATACTTGTTCACGCCGTTGACCTTGGTGAAGTCACCGCCGATGTAGAGCCGCGATCCGTCCGGCGACTTGGTGATCGTCCTGACCTGTCCGTTGACCTGCGGCGCAAAGCCGGGCACCAGGTCACCGGTGGTGATGTCGTAGGCCAACACGTTGCTGCGCGGTGTCAGGTTCGTGCCCTGAGCCGCCCCTGGTGGGCGGGTGTTGGAGAAGTTGCCGCCGACGTAGACGATATTGCCGATCATCACCTGCGACCAGACGACACCGTTGTCCAGTTGGACGGTCGGCAGTGCGTCGGCGCTGACGATGTCGGAGGAGGAGTCCTTCAACGGCGGCGGGCTCGGCAACGGATCGGCCTCGGCTGCTGGCACGGGTGCGCCGAGCAGCAGGCTCGCTGTGAGCAGCCCCAGTGCCGTCAGCACAGCCAAGAACCGACGTTGAATCGACCGTCCGCCCATCTCAATTCCCCCGAATTGTCCAGTTCGCTGCGCGGATGCAGGGCCGACCCCGACGCGTCCGGCGCTCCTGCGATCCCCGACGAATCGCCTCGAACGAACTGACACCTGGTTGCGACCCCAACGCAACGCCAGGGCAAACGGTAACAGTCGGCGGGGCGGCCGTAGGCACAATCGCGATATTCGTCGAGCACGGTTTCGACGCACAGCCCGTGGCAATGAGTAACGGGCTTTCGTCCTGAAGGTATCCAGAAGCCCTCCGGAGGGGTAACCTTCTGCACGCGAGCGATCTGTCGGTGCCGCATCATGTACGTCTTCGGGGGAAGCACATGTCATCCACGTCTTCAGTTGTCTCCATGCCCACGGTGAGGATGCTCGGGACTCGCGGGATTCCGGCAGCGCACGGCGGATTCGAGACAGCCGCGGAAAATGTTGCGCGACACCTGGTCGACCAGGGCTGGCGAGTGATCGTCTACTGCCAGGAGGACGGTTCCGGACCGGTCCGAGAGGATTCTTGGAACGGGATCGAGCGGGTGATCATTCCGGTCACTGCCTCCGGTCCCGCGGGCACCGCTCGGTTCGACTGGATCGCAGCGCGGCATGCAGCCCGCTTCTCCGATCTGTGCCTGTTGTTCGGCTACAACACCGCGGTCCTCAACGTCCTGCAGCGGCTACGCAAGATCCCGCTGGTGATCAACATGGACGGCATCGAGTGGCAACGGGAGCGGTGGGGACCGGCCAAACGCGCCTTCCTGTACGCCAACGAGCGGATCGCCGGCCTGCTCGGCCACGACCTGATCGCCGATCATCCGGAGATCGAACGCTACCTCCAGGGGCGGGTGCCGCGATCCAAGATAACCATGATCCCGTACGGCGCCGACGCCGTTGGTTCGGCGCCCGAACATCCGGTCCGTGAGCTCGGGCTCACCCCGGGGCAATACCTCACGCTGATCTGCCGCCCTGTCCAGGAAAACTCGATCCTGGAGTTGGTGCGGGGCTTCTCGGCAGCGCCCCGGGGAGTCAAACTCGCCATGCTGGGGAATTACGACGGCGCCACCGACGACTACCACCGACGGGTACGGGAGGCGGCCAGCGACGAAGTCGTCTTCCTCGGCTCGATCTACAAGCCGGAGACGACCCACGCGCTGCGGTTCCATTCGCTGGCCTATCTGCACGGACATACGGTCGGCGGCACCAACCCGTCGCTGGTCGAGGCGATGGGCGCCGGCAACGCGATCATCGCCCACGACAACGCGTACAACCGTTGGGTTGCCGGGGCCGGGGCGCTCTACTTCCGGTCTGCCGAGGACGCCGCCGACCGGATGGACCAGGTGATCACCGATCAGCAGCTCCGCCGTCGGCTTGGCGCGGCCAGCACCCAGCGCCACGCGGACCAGTTCACCTGGGAACGAGTTGCCGGTCAGTACCAGGAGCTGCTGGAGGCCAGACTCGTCAAGGCGATGCCGGGTCTCGTCCGAGATCGCGAGCGAGCGCTCCGATGAGGCGTCGGGCTGCCCGCTGGACCGGCAGCCGCAGGCCGGTCCTGGTGACCAACCCGGGAGCGGAGTTGTACGGCTCGGACCGGATGATGTTGGAGACCGTCACGGCCCTGGTGGGGGCCGGTGATCGCGTGTTGGTCGCGGTCCCCGGGGCCGGTCCGTTGTTGGACCAGGTCGAGCAACGCGGCGGCCGGCCGGTGGTCA
Protein-coding sequences here:
- a CDS encoding DUF1972 domain-containing protein yields the protein MPTVRMLGTRGIPAAHGGFETAAENVARHLVDQGWRVIVYCQEDGSGPVREDSWNGIERVIIPVTASGPAGTARFDWIAARHAARFSDLCLLFGYNTAVLNVLQRLRKIPLVINMDGIEWQRERWGPAKRAFLYANERIAGLLGHDLIADHPEIERYLQGRVPRSKITMIPYGADAVGSAPEHPVRELGLTPGQYLTLICRPVQENSILELVRGFSAAPRGVKLAMLGNYDGATDDYHRRVREAASDEVVFLGSIYKPETTHALRFHSLAYLHGHTVGGTNPSLVEAMGAGNAIIAHDNAYNRWVAGAGALYFRSAEDAADRMDQVITDQQLRRRLGAASTQRHADQFTWERVAGQYQELLEARLVKAMPGLVRDRERALR
- a CDS encoding PKD domain-containing protein translates to MLTALGLLTASLLLGAPVPAAEADPLPSPPPLKDSSSDIVSADALPTVQLDNGVVWSQVMIGNIVYVGGNFSNTRPPGAAQGTNLTPRSNVLAYDITTGDLVPGFAPQVNGQVRTITKSPDGSRLYIGGDFTKVNGVNKYLVAALNPSTGALLSTFTAAVGGSFVSSIVATNSTVYLGGLFTAANGSARANLAAYSSSGALLNWTPSTDLQVDAMVLAPGGSKIIVGGRFGKVNGTDQRGLAALDSSTGTTLPWAAPDTIKNGSSTGPNAGKAGIYSLSTDGTSVFGTGWGFADVNTGNLEGAFSAKPDSGEINWVEACHGDTYGVFSDSATVYTLSHAHYCGTVGGFPQSEPDWGVNMRHAIAFTAEPTGTLSHDPYAGGTYKDWYGTPGPSMINWFPDFYTGKFTGVGQAAWSVTGNGNYLSLGGEFPGVNGSAQYGLVRFAKRTVTTPKQGPRLTGSNWPISVNTAAPGIARVTFGANWDRDNMKLTYKLIRDNDTAHPVAQKSVSSTFWDRPTVGLTDSSATPGSHSYKVIVSDPDGNTVTSSSVTASVVAGSISPYGAKVLDDDASLYWRLGEDSGSSAQDLSGSNDGIVRSGVSFGQPGAITDDPDTAASFNGSSSGYVAATSAGSARDTFTATAWFKTTTGRGGKIFGFGNSNDGSSSNYDRHVYMDNAGHVIFGVYPGSTQTVQSTDTYNDGDWHQAVASLGSGGMRLIIDGEQIAARTDVTSAQAYTGYWRIGGDNLGGWPSGPSSSNFAGSIDEFAVFDSVLSADDARALYTLGTGGQPNQSPTAAFTSNTDELKLTVDAADSSDSDGTVASYAWDWGDGSADGSGKTATHTYGSAGDYTVKLTVTDNDGATDTVSHSVTVAANQKPTAAFTASTDGLAVSVDAAGSADPDGTVASYAWDWGDASADGSGKTATHTYASAGDYTVKLTVTDNDGATDAVTKTITVQQPQAGVIAADQFSRNQTGGWGSADTGGAWSLTGSTGAYAVSGGTGNISMTQIRQSNVAQLSGVSTRDVAMLADVSMDKTPNGGGGYAYLTARKTASGEELLKLQFTASGSVVMSLSRLSAGAETILTSATVPGVAASDTLRVRFQVDGTAPATLSAKVWKASGTEPSSWLRTVTDNSASAQLAGSVGVRTYLSGTTTNLPVTASFDNLRVTSPSTGEANQDPTAAFTTAIDHLVVSVDGTTSADPDGTITGYSWDWGDGTPDGAGATGSHRYTAAGDYVVKLTVTDNGGATASTTHTVTVAAADDALASDDFSRTTSSGWGSATTGGAWTVSGTASQYAVADGVGKITISQARQSNVAQLAAVSSRDLVLTSDVKLDRTPNGNGAYVYFSARKTASAEEMLKLQFAASGSVIAQLSRLANGTETILATATVPNVTATDALRIRLQAVGDGTTTSLSGKVWASTAAEPSTWLVTANDATASVQGAGGVAIRSYASGTTTTFPVTVAVDNLRVLSAAAGA